In a genomic window of Candidatus Neomarinimicrobiota bacterium:
- a CDS encoding vitamin K epoxide reductase family protein, translating to MDLESALIIILLASASVGWLTSFYFHRVHHQKSQEAVWWMPRMLQMMDCRCDEIVESSFGSTFGRSNAFWGLWYYPALGLTVLSSNTLGIPDTGVLFIIVLLAFAYSIYLAWGLYLLKVACRPCFGAHVINSIVFLILLYRAYPLLVNS from the coding sequence GTGGACCTGGAAAGCGCACTGATTATTATCCTGCTTGCTTCTGCATCAGTAGGGTGGCTGACCTCTTTCTACTTCCACCGCGTGCATCACCAGAAGTCACAGGAAGCTGTCTGGTGGATGCCAAGAATGTTGCAGATGATGGACTGTCGATGCGATGAGATCGTGGAGTCCAGTTTCGGTTCCACCTTCGGCCGCTCAAACGCTTTCTGGGGACTTTGGTATTACCCGGCTTTGGGACTGACTGTTCTATCCAGCAACACGTTGGGGATACCCGACACCGGTGTTCTTTTCATTATAGTCTTGCTGGCGTTTGCCTACAGCATTTACCTTGCTTGGGGGCTCTATCTGCTGAAGGTTGCCTGCCGACCGTGCTTTGGTGCCCACGTGATCAATTCCATCGTCTTCCTGATTCTGCTTTACAGAGCTTATCCTCTCTTGGTGAATTCATAG
- the hypE gene encoding hydrogenase expression/formation protein HypE, which yields MDIENLSCPLPIMDHDTVQLAHGAGGKLSSQLIEMLFLSRFSNKTLDALEDQAVLEFPGKRLSFSTDTFVVDPIFFPGGTIGELAINGTVNDVAMCGAEPLYLSVGFILEEGLPMELLHRILVSMEAAAKKANITIVTGDTKVVNKGSADKIFINTTGIGVLNHDLNLSAGNLLEGDKIILSGTLADHGMAVMTSREGLSFQTQVKSDTAALNGLVKSMLKTSDEIHAMRDPTRGGAATTLNEFAGQSSLGIEIYGEKIPVRPEVQGACEVLGIDPLYVANEGKLIAVVAPQAAKSVLATMQKHEFGKDAVIIGEVVSGHPGIVTMKTGLGAQRIVDMPVGEQLPRIC from the coding sequence ATGGATATTGAAAACCTTTCCTGCCCTCTGCCGATCATGGATCACGATACTGTCCAACTGGCCCATGGTGCTGGCGGTAAATTGTCCAGCCAGCTCATCGAAATGCTCTTTCTGTCCCGGTTTAGTAATAAAACCCTGGACGCCCTGGAAGATCAGGCGGTGCTGGAATTTCCCGGGAAACGGCTTTCCTTTTCCACCGATACCTTTGTGGTGGATCCCATTTTCTTTCCCGGCGGCACTATCGGTGAACTGGCCATCAACGGCACGGTGAACGATGTGGCCATGTGCGGCGCTGAACCGCTGTATTTAAGTGTCGGCTTCATCCTGGAAGAAGGCTTGCCCATGGAATTGCTTCACCGGATTCTGGTGAGCATGGAAGCAGCGGCGAAAAAGGCCAACATAACCATTGTCACCGGCGATACCAAAGTCGTAAATAAGGGTAGCGCGGACAAGATTTTCATTAATACAACAGGCATCGGTGTTCTAAATCATGACCTGAACCTTTCCGCCGGTAACCTACTGGAAGGTGATAAAATCATACTTTCCGGGACGCTGGCCGACCACGGTATGGCGGTGATGACCAGCCGGGAAGGGTTGTCATTCCAGACCCAGGTAAAAAGCGACACTGCTGCCCTGAACGGGCTGGTGAAGTCCATGCTCAAAACATCGGATGAGATCCATGCCATGCGTGATCCAACTCGCGGCGGCGCTGCTACGACGCTGAATGAATTTGCCGGCCAGTCCAGCCTGGGTATCGAAATTTACGGTGAAAAAATTCCCGTCCGCCCGGAAGTACAGGGCGCCTGTGAAGTGCTGGGGATAGATCCACTCTATGTGGCCAACGAAGGGAAGCTGATCGCCGTAGTGGCCCCGCAGGCAGCAAAGTCAGTTCTGGCAACCATGCAGAAACATGAATTCGGCAAAGATGCGGTTATTATCGGTGAAGTGGTTTCCGGACATCCCGGGATTGTGACCATGAAAACAGGTCTCGGCGCCCAGCGCATCGTGGATATGCCCGTGGGCGAACAGCTGCCCAGGATCTGTTAG